In Nematostella vectensis chromosome 2, jaNemVect1.1, whole genome shotgun sequence, one genomic interval encodes:
- the LOC5521105 gene encoding neurogenic locus notch homolog protein 1 isoform X17, translated as MATPFLSLAVALLALGYTVVAHRECQHYKVLNTADRASTRSQGNVLKCDQKEILTKAWYRFEGAAGSAMPTSPVPINRCGTHAPGWMEGSHPTVAEGIVTRKVCYHWSGKPCHWNNAIRVRSCGGFYVYELNRPPVCHLRYCGNGVSAPSKPLECRSYKKLDTADRAAGRPRGNVLKCDQKEILTKAWYRFEGAAGSAMPTSLVPINRCGTHAPGWMEGSHPTVAEGIVTRKVCYHWSGKTCHWNNAIRVRNCGGFYVYELNRPPVCHLRYCGNAEFDVNECSKNPCKNGGVCKNEHGGYSCACKAGFTGKNCEQDVNECSVNPCKNGGVCKNEHGGYSCACKAGFTGKNCEQAPSKPLECRSYKKLDTADRAAGRPRGNVLKCDQKEILTKAWYRFEGAAGSAMPTSLVPINRCGTHAPGWMEGSHPTVAEGIVVRKVCYHWSGKTCHWNNAIRVRNCGGFYVYELNRPPVCHLRYCGNAEFDVNECSKNPCKNGGVCKNEHGGYSCACKVGFTGKNCEQDVNECSVNPCKNGGVCKNEHGGYSCACKAGFTGKNCEQDVNECSVNPCKNGGVCKNEHGGYSCACKAGFTGKNCEQAPSKPRECRSYKKLDTADRAAGRPRGNVLKCDQKEILTKAWYRFEGAAGSAMPTSLVPINRCGTHAPGWMEGSHPTVAEGIVVRKVCYHWSGKTCHWNNAIRVRNCGGFYVYELNRPPVCHLRYCGNAEFDVNECSINPCKNGGVCKNEHGGYSCACKAGFTGKNCEQAPSKPRECRSYKKLDTADRAAGRPRGNVLKCDQKEILTKAWYRFEGAAGSAMPTSLVPINRCGTHAPGWMEGSHPTVAEGIVVRKVCYHWSGKTCHWNNAIRVRNCGGFYVYELNRPPVCHLRYCGNAEFDVNECSINPCKNGGVCKNEHGGYSCACKAGFTGKNCEQDVNECSVNPCKNGGVCKNEHGGYSCACKAGFTGKNCEQAPSKPLECRSYKKLDTADRAAGRPRGNVLKCDQKEILTKAWYRFEGAAGSAMPTSLVPINRCGTHAPGWMEGSHPTVAEGIVTRKVCYHWSGKTCHWNNAIRVRNCGGFYVYELNRPPVCHLRYCGNAEFETCSSKPCKNGGTCREVNGAYSCTCKSGFTGKNCEQDVNECSKNPCKNGGVCKNEHGGYSCACKVGFTGKICEQDVNECSENPCKNGGVCKNEHGGYSCACKAGFTGKNCEQDVNECSENPCKNGGVCKNEHGGYSCACKAGFTGKNCEQDVNECSKNPCQNGGVCKNEHGGYSCACKAGFTGKICEQDVNECNKNPCQNGGVCKNEHGGYSCTCKAGFTGKNCEQDVNECSKNPCKNGGVCKNEHGGYSCACKAGFTGKICEQDVNECSENPCKNGGVCKNEHGGYSCACKAGFTGKNCEQDVNECSENPCKNGGVCKNEHGGYSCACKAGFMGKNCEQDVNECSKNPCQNGGVCKNEHGGYSCACKAGFTGKNCEQDVNECSKNPCKNDGVCKNEHGGYSCACKAGFTGKNCEQDMNECSKNPCQNGGVCKNKHGGYSCACKAGFTGKNCEQDVNECSKYPCQNGGVCKNEHGGYSCACKAEFTGKNCEQDVNECSKNPCKNGGVCKNEHGGYSCTCKAGFTGKTCEQDVNECSKNPCKNGGVCKNEHGGYSCACKAEFTGKNCEQDVNECSKNPCKNGGVCKNEHGGYSCTCKAGFTGKICEQDVNECSKNPCKNGGVCKNEHGGHSCTCKAGFTGKNCEQDVNECSKNPCKNGGVCKNEHGGYSCTCKAGFTGKNCEQDVNECSTNPCQNGGVCKNEHGGYSCVCKAGFTGKNCEQDVDECAGVNPCHHGGVCSNSHGGYSCKCASGYTGKNCEQDKNECKVNPCLNNGKCINTPGSYKCNCIDEYTGKHCETEPQEPGAPKYKELGCYKDNGNDKNKPRRTIPEMIANFRPQIDWHDMSKTVNECAKHAKEKGYEIFGVQFYGECYSGPTAEIDYERDGKAERGKCWAGVGGPSTNMVYRIE; from the exons ATGGCGACTCCTTTCCTATCGCTAGCAGTTGCACTGCT GGCCTTGGGTTACACGGTTGTTGCACATAGag AGTGTCAGCATTATAAAGTATTAAACACCGCCGACCGTGCGTCAACAAGGTCCCAAGGTAACGTCCTCAAATGTGATCAGAAAGAGATCCTAACCAAGGCCTGGTACCGATTTGAAGGCGCCGCCGGGTCTGCCATGCCTACATCGCCCGTCCCTATCAACAGGTGTGGTACCCACGCTCCGGGCTGGATGGAGGGATCACACCCAACAGTCGCAGAGGGTATTGTCACCCGTAAAGTCTGTTATCACTGGAGTGGTAAACCCTGCCATTGGAACAACGCTATTCGCGTCAGAAGCTGTGGGGGGTTTTACGTGTACGAGCTCAACAGACCGCCTGTTTGTCATCTTCGTTACTGTGGCAACGGAGTATCAG cccCGTCGAAACCACTAG AATGCCGAAGCTACAAAAAGCTCGACACAGCAGACCGTGCAGCTGGGAGACCGAGGGGTAACGTCCTCAAATGTGATCAGAAAGAGATCCTAACCAAGGCCTGGTACCGATTTGAAGGCGCCGCCGGGTCTGCCATGCCTACATCGCTCGTCCCTATCAACAGATGTGGTACCCACGCTCCGGGCTGGATGGAGGGATCACACCCAACAGTTGCAGAGGGTATTGTCACCCGTAAAGTCTGTTATCACTGGAGTGGTAAAACCTGCCATTGGAACAACGCTATTCGCGTCAGAAACTGTGGGGGTTTTTACGTGTACGAGCTCAACAGACCGCCTGTCTGTCATCTTCGTTACTGTGGCAACGCGGAATTTG ATGTGAATGAATGCAGCAAAAATCCGTGCAAAAATGGCGGAGTATGCAAAAACGAACATGGTGGATACTCTTGTGCTTGCAAAGCAGGATTCACGGGCAAAAACTGTGAACAAG ATGTGAATGAATGCAGCGTAAACCCGTGCAAAAATGGCGGAGTATGCAAAAACGAACATGGTGGATACTCTTGTGCTTGCAAAGCAGGATTCACGGGCAAAAACTGTGAACAAG cccCGTCGAAACCACTAG AATGCCGAAGCTACAAAAAGCTCGACACAGCAGACCGTGCCGCTGGGAGACCGAGGGGTAACGTCCTCAAATGTGATCAGAAAGAGATCCTAACCAAGGCCTGGTACCGATTTGAAGGCGCCGCCGGGTCTGCCATGCCTACATCGCTCGTCCCTATCAACAGATGTGGTACCCACGCTCCGGGCTGGATGGAGGGATCACACCCAACAGTTGCAGAGGGTATTGTCGTCCGTAAAGTCTGTTATCACTGGAGTGGTAAAACCTGCCATTGGAACAACGCTATTCGCGTCAGAAACTGTGGGGGTTTTTACGTGTACGAGCTCAACAGACCGCCTGTCTGTCATCTTCGTTACTGTGGCAACGCGGAATTTG ATGTGAATGAATGCAGCAAAAATCCGTGCAAAAATGGCGGAGTATGCAAAAACGAACATGGTGGATACTCTTGTGCTTGCAAAGTAGGATTCACGGGCAAAAACTGTGAACAAG ATGTGAATGAATGCAGCGTAAACCCGTGCAAAAATGGCGGAGTATGCAAAAACGAACATGGTGGATACTCTTGTGCTTGCAAAGCAGGATTCACGGGCAAAAACTGTGAACAAG ATGTGAATGAATGCAGCGTAAACCCGTGCAAAAATGGCGGAGTATGCAAAAACGAACATGGTGGATACTCTTGTGCTTGCAAAGCAGGATTCACGGGCAAAAACTGTGAACAAG cccCGTCGAAACCACGAG AATGCCGAAGCTACAAAAAGCTCGACACAGCAGACCGTGCCGCTGGGAGACCGAGGGGTAACGTCCTCAAATGTGATCAGAAAGAGATCCTAACCAAGGCCTGGTACCGATTTGAAGGCGCCGCCGGGTCTGCCATGCCTACATCGCTCGTCCCTATCAACAGATGTGGTACCCACGCTCCGGGCTGGATGGAGGGATCACACCCAACAGTTGCAGAGGGTATTGTCGTCCGTAAAGTCTGTTATCACTGGAGTGGTAAAACCTGCCATTGGAACAACGCTATTCGCGTCAGAAACTGTGGGGGGTTTTACGTGTACGAGCTCAACAGACCGCCTGTCTGTCATCTTCGTTACTGTGGCAACGCGGAATTTG ATGTGAATGAATGCAGCATAAACCCGTGCAAAAATGGCGGTGTATGCAAAAACGAACATGGTGGATACTCTTGTGCTTGCAAAGCAGGATTCACGGGCAAAAACTGTGAACAAG cccCGTCGAAACCACGAG AATGCCGAAGCTACAAAAAGCTCGACACAGCAGACCGTGCCGCTGGGAGACCGAGGGGTAACGTCCTCAAATGTGATCAGAAAGAGATCCTAACCAAGGCCTGGTACCGATTTGAAGGCGCCGCCGGGTCTGCCATGCCTACATCGCTCGTCCCTATCAACAGATGTGGTACCCACGCTCCGGGCTGGATGGAGGGATCACACCCAACAGTTGCAGAGGGTATTGTCGTCCGTAAAGTCTGTTATCACTGGAGTGGTAAAACCTGCCATTGGAACAACGCTATTCGCGTCAGAAACTGTGGGGGGTTTTACGTGTACGAGCTCAACAGACCGCCTGTCTGTCATCTTCGTTACTGTGGCAACGCGGAATTTG ATGTGAATGAATGCAGCATAAACCCGTGCAAAAATGGCGGTGTATGCAAAAACGAACATGGTGGATACTCTTGTGCTTGCAAAGCAGGATTCACGGGCAAAAACTGTGAACAAG ATGTGAATGAATGCAGCGTAAACCCGTGCAAAAATGGCGGAGTATGCAAAAACGAACATGGTGGATACTCTTGTGCTTGCAAAGCAGGATTCACGGGCAAAAACTGTGAACAAG cccCGTCGAAACCACTAG AATGCCGAAGCTACAAAAAGCTCGACACAGCAGACCGTGCAGCTGGGAGACCGAGGGGTAACGTCCTCAAATGTGATCAGAAAGAGATCCTAACCAAGGCCTGGTACCGATTTGAAGGCGCCGCCGGGTCTGCCATGCCTACATCGCTCGTCCCTATCAACAGATGTGGTACCCACGCCCCGGGCTGGATGGAGGGATCACACCCAACAGTTGCAGAGGGTATTGTCACCCGTAAAGTCTGTTATCACTGGAGTGGTAAAACCTGCCATTGGAACAACGCTATTCGCGTCAGAAACTGTGGGGGGTTTTACGTGTACGAGCTCAACAGACCGCCTGTCTGTCATCTTCGTTACTGTGGCAACGCGGAATTTG aaacatgCAGTTCTAAACCGTGTAAGAATGGAGGAACTTGTCGTGAGGTCAATGGAGCATATAGTTGCACGTGCAAGAGTGGATTTACTGGGAAAAACTGCGAACAAG ATGTGAATGAATGCAGCAAAAACCCGTGCAAAAATGGCGGAGTGTGCAAAAACGAACATGGTGGATACTCTTGTGCTTGCAAAGTAGGATTTACGGGCAAAATCTGTGAACAAG ATGTGAACGAATGCAGCGAAAACCCGTGCAAAAATGGCGGAGTGTGCAAAAACGAACATGGTGGATACTCTTGTGCTTGCAAAGCAGGATTCACGGGCAAAAACTGTGAACAAG ATGTAAATGAATGCAGCGAAAACCCGTGCAAAAATGGCGGAGTATGCAAAAACGAACATGGCGGATACTCTTGCGCTTGCAAAGCAGGATTTACGGGCAAAAACTGCGAACAAG ATGTGAATGAATGCAGCAAAAATCCGTGCCAAAATGGCGGAGTATGCAAAAACGAACATGGCGGATACTCTTGCGCTTGCAAAGCAGGATTCACGGGCAAAATCTGCGAACAAG ATGTGAATGAATGCAACAAAAATCCGTGCCAAAATGGCGGAGTATGCAAAAACGAACATGGGGGATACTCTTGCACTTGCAAAGCAGGATTCACGGGCAAAAACTGCGAACAAG ATGTGAATGAATGTAGCAAAAACCCGTGCAAAAATGGCGGAGTATGCAAAAACGAACATGGTGGATACTCTTGTGCTTGCAAAGCAGGATTCACGGGCAAAATCTGCGAACAAG ATGTGAACGAATGCAGCGAAAACCCGTGCAAAAATGGCGGAGTGTGCAAAAACGAACATGGTGGATACTCTTGTGCTTGCAAAGCAGGATTCACGGGCAAAAACTGTGAACAAG ATGTGAATGAATGCAGCGAAAACCCGTGCAAAAATGGCGGAGTATGCAAAAACGAACATGGCGGATACTCTTGCGCTTGCAAAGCAGGATTTATGGGCAAAAACTGCGAACAAG ATGTGAATGAATGCAGCAAAAATCCGTGCCAAAATGGCGGAGTATGCAAAAACGAACATGGCGGATACTCTTGCGCTTGCAAAGCAGGATTCACGGGCAAAAACTGTGAACAAG ATGTGAATGAATGTAGCAAAAACCCGTGCAAAAATGACGGAGTATGCAAAAACGAACATGGCGGATACTCTTGCGCTTGCAAAGCAGGATTCACGGGCAAAAACTGCGAACAAG ATATGAATGAATGCAGCAAAAATCCGTGCCAAAATGGCGGAGTATGCAAAAACAAACATGGTGGATACTCTTGCGCTTGCAAAGCAGGATTCACGGGCAAAAACTGCGAACAAG ATGTAAATGAATGCAGCAAATATCCGTGCCAAAATGGCGGGGTATGCAAAAACGAACATGGCGGATACTCTTGCGCTTGCAAAGCAGAATTCACTGGCAAAAACTGCGAACAAG ATGTGAATGAATGCAGCAAAAACCCGTGCAAAAATGGCGGAGTATGCAAAAACGAACATGGGGGATACTCTTGCACTTGCAAAGCAGGATTCACGGGCAAAACCTGCGAACAAG ATGTGAATGAATGCAGCAAAAACCCGTGCAAAAATGGCGGAGTATGCAAAAACGAACATGGCGGATACTCTTGCGCTTGCAAAGCAGAATTCACGGGCAAAAACTGCGAACAAG ATGTGAATGAATGCAGCAAAAACCCGTGCAAAAATGGCGGAGTATGCAAAAACGAACATGGCGGATACTCTTGCACTTGCAAAGCAGGATTTACGGGCAAAATCTGTGAACAAG ATGTGAATGAATGCAGCAAAAACCCGTGCAAAAATGGCGGAGTATGCAAAAACGAACATGGTGGACACTCTTGCACCTGCAAAGCAGGATTTACGGGCAAAAACTGTGAACAAG ATGTAAATGAATGCAGCAAAAACCCGTGCAAAAATGGCGGAGTATGCAAAAACGAACATGGCGGATACTCTTGCACTTGCAAGGCGGGATTTACGGGCAAGAACTGCGAACAAG ATGTGAATGAATGCAGCACAAATCCGTGCCAAAATGGCGGAGTATGCAAAAACGAACATGGCGGATACTCTTGCGTTTGTAAGGCAGGTTTTACGGGAAAAAACTGCGAACAGG ATGTTGACGAATGTGCCGGCGTCAACCCGTGTCATCATGGCGGAGTCTGCTCTAACAGCCATGGAGGATACAGTTGTAAATGCGCGTCCGGGTACACCGGAAAGAACTGCGAACAAG ATAAAAATGAGTGTAAGGTGAATCCATGCTTGAATAATGGCAAGTGTATCAACACTCCGGGAAGCTACAAGTGCAACTGCATCGATGAGTACACCGGGAAACATTGTGAAACGG aACCTCAAGAACCGGGAGCAC CCAAGTACAAGGAGCTTGGATGCTACAAGGACAACGGCAACGACAAAAACAAGCCGAGACGAACTATCCCTGAAATGATTGCAAATTTTAGACCACAAATCGACTGGCATGACATGAGCAAGACTGTTAACGAATGTGCTAAACACGCCAAAGAAAAAGG GTACGAGATTTTCGGAGTTCAATTCTACGGTGAATGCTACAGTGGTCCTACTGCTGAGATAGACTATGAACGAGATGGCAAGGCGGAAAGGGGAAAGTGCTGGGCCGGTGTAGGGGGTCCTAGCACTAACATGGTATACAGGATTGAATAA